From the Plodia interpunctella isolate USDA-ARS_2022_Savannah chromosome 5, ilPloInte3.2, whole genome shotgun sequence genome, one window contains:
- the LOC128669798 gene encoding mast cell carboxypeptidase A-like, whose protein sequence is MDVIVDDCCTNEFETMLQYNNIEYSSINLGPTFGDIQRNELPGDKFAKRDKFPDYTNLMDQIDNIASDTSKIKKRVISRTFDKIELFVLEMDVFWVKNRNAFFPQTKCRDDSEYAIGVDIDRNWFFGENNDDNICYSLYIGPSSLSEKETKAFSEYVNSIADKLMAFINLRGSGQRIITIPYGHTLDYSSNHNVMMSILRSANHRVQSEHRVKYLYERTSKYFYNFSGNSCDWVKKKLNVPIVYMMHLQNVEEILMSPKDIEPLTREFTTIIKETLVIARNIYGPLFNSKNMLFVSIKTKCILVLNFLFLLSINI, encoded by the exons ATGGATGTAATAGTAGATGATTGCTGTACAAATGAATTTGAGACTATGCTTCAATATAACAACATTGAATACAGCTCAATAAACCTTGGTCCCAC GTTTGGTGATATTCAAAGAAATGAATTACCTGGAGACAAATTTGCAAAACGAGACAAATTCCCAGATTACACGAACTTAATGGATCAAATTGATAATATAGCAAGTGACACtagcaaaataaagaaaagagTCATATCGCGCACTTTTGacaaaatagaattatttgTGTTGGAAATG gatGTGTTTTGGGTAAAAAACAGAAATGCATTTTTTCCTCAGACAAAATGTAGGGATGATTCAGAATATGCAATAGGTGTAGATATAGACAGAAATTGGTTTTTTGGAGAAAACA ATGATGACAACATATGCTATTCATTGTATATTGGGCCAAGTTCCTTAtctgaaaaagaaacaaaggCTTTTTCAGAATATGTCAATTCTATTGCTGATAAACTGATGGCTTTTATTAATCTCAGAGGTTCAGGGCAAAGAATTATAACAATTCCATATGGACACACACTAGACTATTCAAGTAATCATAATGTTATG atgtCTATATTGAGATCAGCCAATCACAGGGTCCAATCGGAACATagagtaaaatacttatatgagcgcacatcaaaatattttt ATAATTTTTCAGGAAATAGTTGTGATTGGGTAAAGAAAAAGTTGAATGTTCCAATTGTATATATGATGCATTTGCAAAATGTAGAGGAAATCCTAATGAGTCCTAAAGATATTGAACCATTGACCAGGGAATTTACTACAATAATCAAGGAAACCTTAGTTATAGCTAGAAATATTTATGGTCCACTATTTAATAGCAAAAACATGTTGTTTGTATCCATCAAAACAAAGTGtattttggttttaaattttctatttctactATCAATAAATATCTGA
- the LOC128669797 gene encoding zinc finger protein 660-like isoform X1 produces the protein MLWWNLDITMQNNNMMTEFSAFTIEKEIKNVCRICLQACQCGIDLSSDNEDSKNALERIYLCFQIILSFDKYLPSKICESCILELNIANSFRLKYITFEEKFEIYLKQFTNVSNKQQINFPDSSQQNKTKVESSVLNEAIDLEPPDLNYETESLCATNDKYVFENLQNSSTYKCEICEKVLKSKTSLLKHNISMHQNRKHIGKVTGFGSARRYNCTCCSYSTPHSQTLVNHMRIHDGERPYRCECGKTFTQSSSLAAHQKTHSNTTYFTCSICGKQFKHAFTLKNHLRVHENGNLICNICQKSLKSKQSLKDHMHRHYNIRNYNCEDCGDTFVTSSELLNHRKKHSTEKTVECHLCGYKTHTKKNLVIHLKRHTGDKMFKCHVCEVTFYTGGDLRRHRRVHTREKPYSCPTCAQRFTHSSSLNKHMHTVHGVEYKWGDFKWKEIRKLKNTKK, from the exons ATGCTCTGGTGGAACCTAGATATTACAATgcagaataataatatgatgacTGAATTTTCTGCATTTACTAttgagaaagaaataaaaaatgtgtgcaGAATATGCCTTCAGGCATGCCAATGTGGAATTGATCTTTCTTCCGACAATGAAGACTCCAAGAATGCTTTAGAGagaatttatttgtgttttcaGATAATTCTTAGtttcgataaatatttaccatcAAAGATTTGTGAGAGCTGCATTTTGGAATTGAACATTGCGAACAGTTTcaggttaaaatatataacatttgaagagaaatttgaaatttatctaAAACAATTTACCAATGTTAGTAATAAGCAACAAATCAACTTTCCTGATTCATCTCAGCAAAACAAAACGAAGGTCGAAAGTAGTGTACTAAATGAAGCAATCGATCTTGAACCCCCTGACTTAAACTATGAGACAGAATCTCTATGTGCCACCAATGACAAGTATGTTTTCGAAAATCTACAAAACTCTTCTACCTATAAGTGTGAAATATGTGAGAAAGTCCTAAAATCAAAAACATCTTTGCTGAAACACAATATTTCAATGCatcaaaatagaaaacataTTGGAAAGGTGACAGGCTTTGGATCTGCTAGGCGATATAACTGCACATGTTGCTCTTACTCCACTCCTCATAGTCAGACACTTGTCAATCATATGCGAATACATGATGGAGAGAGGCCTTATAGATGTGAATGTGGGAAAACCTTTACTCAATCATCAAGTCTTGCGGCTCATCAAAAAACTCACAGTAACACCACCTATTTTACTTGTTCTATTTGTGgtaaacaatttaaacatGCTTTCACTTTGAAAAATCATTTGCGTGTACATGAAAATGGTAATTTGATATGTAATATTTgccaaaaaagtttaaaatccaAACAGTCACTTAAGGATCACATGCATCGGCATTACAACATTCGCAATTACAACTGTGAAGATTGTGGAGATAcctttgttacatcttcagaATTACTAAACCATAGGAAGAAACATAGTACAGAAAAAACAGTGGAATGTCATCTATGTGGGTACAAAACTCatacaaagaaaaacttagtaattcatttaaaaag ACATACAGGTGATAAAATGTTCAAATGTCATGTCTGTGAAGTGACATTTTACACGGGAGGTGATTTACGGCGGCATAGAAGAGTGCACACACGCGAAAAGCCATACTCTTGTCCAACATGTGCTCAACGCTTCACACATAGTTCCAGCCTAAACAAGCACATGCACACAGTTCATGGAGTTGAGTATAAGTGGGGAGATTTCAAATGGaaagaaataagaaaacttaaaaacacCAAAAAGTGA
- the LOC128669797 gene encoding zinc finger protein 287-like isoform X2: protein MLWWNLDITMQNNNMMTEFSAFTIEKEIKNVCRICLQACQCGIDLSSDNEDSKNALERIYLCFQIILSFDKYLPSKICESCILELNIANSFRLKYITFEEKFEIYLKQFTNVSNKQQINFPDSSQQNKTKVESSVLNEAIDLEPPDLNYETESLCATNDKYVFENLQNSSTYKCEICEKVLKSKTSLLKHNISMHQNRKHIGKVTGFGSARRYNCTCCSYSTPHSQTLVNHMRIHDGERPYRCECGKTFTQSSSLAAHQKTHSNTTYFTCSICGKQFKHAFTLKNHLRVHENGNLICNICQKSLKSKQSLKDHMHRHYNIRNYNCEDCGDTFVTSSELLNHRKKHSTEKTVECHLYIQVIKCSNVMSVK, encoded by the exons ATGCTCTGGTGGAACCTAGATATTACAATgcagaataataatatgatgacTGAATTTTCTGCATTTACTAttgagaaagaaataaaaaatgtgtgcaGAATATGCCTTCAGGCATGCCAATGTGGAATTGATCTTTCTTCCGACAATGAAGACTCCAAGAATGCTTTAGAGagaatttatttgtgttttcaGATAATTCTTAGtttcgataaatatttaccatcAAAGATTTGTGAGAGCTGCATTTTGGAATTGAACATTGCGAACAGTTTcaggttaaaatatataacatttgaagagaaatttgaaatttatctaAAACAATTTACCAATGTTAGTAATAAGCAACAAATCAACTTTCCTGATTCATCTCAGCAAAACAAAACGAAGGTCGAAAGTAGTGTACTAAATGAAGCAATCGATCTTGAACCCCCTGACTTAAACTATGAGACAGAATCTCTATGTGCCACCAATGACAAGTATGTTTTCGAAAATCTACAAAACTCTTCTACCTATAAGTGTGAAATATGTGAGAAAGTCCTAAAATCAAAAACATCTTTGCTGAAACACAATATTTCAATGCatcaaaatagaaaacataTTGGAAAGGTGACAGGCTTTGGATCTGCTAGGCGATATAACTGCACATGTTGCTCTTACTCCACTCCTCATAGTCAGACACTTGTCAATCATATGCGAATACATGATGGAGAGAGGCCTTATAGATGTGAATGTGGGAAAACCTTTACTCAATCATCAAGTCTTGCGGCTCATCAAAAAACTCACAGTAACACCACCTATTTTACTTGTTCTATTTGTGgtaaacaatttaaacatGCTTTCACTTTGAAAAATCATTTGCGTGTACATGAAAATGGTAATTTGATATGTAATATTTgccaaaaaagtttaaaatccaAACAGTCACTTAAGGATCACATGCATCGGCATTACAACATTCGCAATTACAACTGTGAAGATTGTGGAGATAcctttgttacatcttcagaATTACTAAACCATAGGAAGAAACATAGTACAGAAAAAACAGTGGAATGTCATCTAT ACATACAGGTGATAAAATGTTCAAATGTCATGTCTGTGAAGTGA